The Populus nigra chromosome 19, ddPopNigr1.1, whole genome shotgun sequence genome includes a window with the following:
- the LOC133679299 gene encoding metallothionein-like protein type 2: MSCCGGNCGCGSGCKCGSGCNGCSMYPDLSFSETTTSQTIIAGVAPVRMFYESSEMNFGAENGCKCGSNCTCDPCSCK, encoded by the exons ATGTCTTGCTGTGGAGGAAACTGTGGCTGCGGCTCTGGATGCAAGTGCGGCAGTGGCTGCAATGG ATGCAGCATGTACCCAGACTTGAGTTTCTCCGAGACCACCACAAGTCAGACAATCATTGCTGGTGTTGCTCCAGTTAGGAT GTTCTACGAGAGCTCTGAGATGAACTTTGGTGCTGAGAATGGCTGCAAATGTGGATCAAACTGCACCTGTGATCCATGCTCCTGCAAATGA
- the LOC133679438 gene encoding pentatricopeptide repeat-containing protein At1g07590, mitochondrial isoform X1 — protein MQALALLRHRRFSQTINQTLFIPSLSVYQTPYTCFNFLNTHTIDKFPKKSLDPEGPKCLSSRIEKLPRGESVGYAFQSWMGEGFPIHRGDVFHTINRLRKLRLNKRALEVMEWVVRERPYRLKELDYSYLLEFTTKHHGISHGEKLFLHVPSEFQNELLYNNLVISCLEKGVIRLSLDYMKKMREQGHPISYLIFNRLIILHSSPGSRKMIPKILAQMRADKVVPHVSTYNILMKIEANEHNIDGLVKVFNDMKRFKVEPNEVSFCILATAHAAARLYTVAEAYVEAVEKSCSGDNWSTLDVLIILYGHLGKEKELERTWGIVLELPHVRSKSYMVAIEAYGKIGQLSRAEELWLEMKSIHGLRSTEQFNSMLSVYCKHGLIKKATGNFREMEINGCKANSITFRHLALGCLKANLVEEALKTLEMGKNLTTSNRVKNSTPWLETTLSIIELFAEKGDVVNVEKLFEELAKAKYTRHTFVFNILIKAYVKAKIYSPNLLRRMILGGARPDAETYSLIKLAEQFRP, from the exons ATGCAGGCACTAGCTCTTTTGAGGCATCGCCGGTTCTCACAAACAATTAATCAAACACTTTTTATCCCCTCTTTATCTGTCTATCAAACACCTTATACTTGCTTCAACTTTCTAAATACCCACACAATTGATAAATTTCCCAAGAAAAGCTTAGACCCAGAAGGACCGAAGTGCTTATCTTCGAGAATTGAGAAACTTCCAAGAGGAGAATCAGTTGGATATGCCTTTCAAAGCTGGATGGGCGAGGGTTTTCCCATTCATCGAGGTGACGTTTTTCACACTATTAATCGCTTAAGGAAGCTCAGATTAAACAAACGCGCACTTGAG GTGATGGAATGGGTAGTAAGGGAGAGGCCCTACAGGCTCAAGGAACTAGACTACTCTTATTTGTTGGAATTCACAACCAAACATCATGGGATATCACATGGCGAAAAGCTCTTCTTGCATGTCCCGTCTGAGTTTCAGAATGAGTTGCTGTATAACAATCTTGTAATTTCATGCTTGGAAAAAGGTGTCATTAGGCTTTCACTTGATTACATGAAGAAAATGAGGGAACAAGGTCATCCcatttcatatttgattttcaaCCGCCTTATAATCCTCCATTCCTCACCTGGCAGTAGGAAAATGATCCCGAAAATCCTTGCTCAAATGAGGGCTGATAAGGTGGTTCCCCATGTTTCAACATATAATATCCtgatgaagattgaagcaaatgaACATAATATTGATGGGTTAGTGAAGGTATTTAATGATATGAAGAGATTTAAAGTTGAGCCGAATGAAGTATCTTTCTGCATATTAGCTACCGCGCATGCAGCGGCAAGGTTGTATACTGTGGCTGAAGCATATGTTGAAGCTGTGGAGAAGTCATGTAGCGGAGACAACTGGTCAACACTTGATGTTTTGATCATATTGTACGGACATTTAGGAAAGGAGAAGGAACTAGAAAGAACTTGGGGCATTGTACTAGAACTGCCTCATGTTAGGTCTAAAAGTTACATGGTTGCAATTGAAGCATATGGTAAAATTGGACAGCTTAGCCGAGCTGAAGAGCTTTGGTTAGAGATGAAGTCAATACATGGGTTGAGATCAACTGAGCAGTTCAATTCCATGTTATCCGTGTATTGTAAACATGGGCTTATTAAGAAAGCAACTGGGAATTTTAGGGAAATGGAGATCAATGGGTGCAAAGCAAATTCCATAACTTTTCGACATCTTGCATTGGGTTGTTTAAAGGCTAACTTGGTGGAGGAAGCCTTAAAGACTCTAGAAATGGGGAAAAACTTGACAACAAGCAATAGGGTAAAGAATTCAACCCCATGGTTGGAGACTACTCTATCAATAATTGAACTTTTTGCAGAAAAGGGTGATGTAGTTAACGTTGAGAAGTTGTTTGAAGAACTTGCGAAAGCAAAGTACACAAGGCATACATTTgtattcaatattttaataaaggCTTACGTGAAAGCCAAGATTTACAGTCCAAATCTCTTGAGAAGGATGATTTTAGGGGGTGCTAGGCCAGATGCTGAGACATATAGCCTGATCAAACTTGCCGAGCAGTTTCGACCCTGA
- the LOC133679438 gene encoding pentatricopeptide repeat-containing protein At1g07590, mitochondrial isoform X2, giving the protein MPFKAGWARVFPFIEVMEWVVRERPYRLKELDYSYLLEFTTKHHGISHGEKLFLHVPSEFQNELLYNNLVISCLEKGVIRLSLDYMKKMREQGHPISYLIFNRLIILHSSPGSRKMIPKILAQMRADKVVPHVSTYNILMKIEANEHNIDGLVKVFNDMKRFKVEPNEVSFCILATAHAAARLYTVAEAYVEAVEKSCSGDNWSTLDVLIILYGHLGKEKELERTWGIVLELPHVRSKSYMVAIEAYGKIGQLSRAEELWLEMKSIHGLRSTEQFNSMLSVYCKHGLIKKATGNFREMEINGCKANSITFRHLALGCLKANLVEEALKTLEMGKNLTTSNRVKNSTPWLETTLSIIELFAEKGDVVNVEKLFEELAKAKYTRHTFVFNILIKAYVKAKIYSPNLLRRMILGGARPDAETYSLIKLAEQFRP; this is encoded by the exons ATGCCTTTCAAAGCTGGATGGGCGAGGGTTTTCCCATTCATCGAG GTGATGGAATGGGTAGTAAGGGAGAGGCCCTACAGGCTCAAGGAACTAGACTACTCTTATTTGTTGGAATTCACAACCAAACATCATGGGATATCACATGGCGAAAAGCTCTTCTTGCATGTCCCGTCTGAGTTTCAGAATGAGTTGCTGTATAACAATCTTGTAATTTCATGCTTGGAAAAAGGTGTCATTAGGCTTTCACTTGATTACATGAAGAAAATGAGGGAACAAGGTCATCCcatttcatatttgattttcaaCCGCCTTATAATCCTCCATTCCTCACCTGGCAGTAGGAAAATGATCCCGAAAATCCTTGCTCAAATGAGGGCTGATAAGGTGGTTCCCCATGTTTCAACATATAATATCCtgatgaagattgaagcaaatgaACATAATATTGATGGGTTAGTGAAGGTATTTAATGATATGAAGAGATTTAAAGTTGAGCCGAATGAAGTATCTTTCTGCATATTAGCTACCGCGCATGCAGCGGCAAGGTTGTATACTGTGGCTGAAGCATATGTTGAAGCTGTGGAGAAGTCATGTAGCGGAGACAACTGGTCAACACTTGATGTTTTGATCATATTGTACGGACATTTAGGAAAGGAGAAGGAACTAGAAAGAACTTGGGGCATTGTACTAGAACTGCCTCATGTTAGGTCTAAAAGTTACATGGTTGCAATTGAAGCATATGGTAAAATTGGACAGCTTAGCCGAGCTGAAGAGCTTTGGTTAGAGATGAAGTCAATACATGGGTTGAGATCAACTGAGCAGTTCAATTCCATGTTATCCGTGTATTGTAAACATGGGCTTATTAAGAAAGCAACTGGGAATTTTAGGGAAATGGAGATCAATGGGTGCAAAGCAAATTCCATAACTTTTCGACATCTTGCATTGGGTTGTTTAAAGGCTAACTTGGTGGAGGAAGCCTTAAAGACTCTAGAAATGGGGAAAAACTTGACAACAAGCAATAGGGTAAAGAATTCAACCCCATGGTTGGAGACTACTCTATCAATAATTGAACTTTTTGCAGAAAAGGGTGATGTAGTTAACGTTGAGAAGTTGTTTGAAGAACTTGCGAAAGCAAAGTACACAAGGCATACATTTgtattcaatattttaataaaggCTTACGTGAAAGCCAAGATTTACAGTCCAAATCTCTTGAGAAGGATGATTTTAGGGGGTGCTAGGCCAGATGCTGAGACATATAGCCTGATCAAACTTGCCGAGCAGTTTCGACCCTGA
- the LOC133679668 gene encoding methyl-CpG-binding domain-containing protein 5-like — protein sequence MSETATPAQFPGTDPPVPNQDDALCQNGSVIDPNTRTTAVETLTRPNNKGNQQPVTPVRAKRRSSETTIETSWLPPGWVVEDRIRTSGATAGTVDKYYIDPASGRKFRSKKDVQYYLETGTLKKKGKLTENSDANTNSAGNLKGDKNKSGANTSFALNFDSFNVPDRTEWVLANAKEDTWTPFIDGKKVPLYDKEQWDFAFASLTTSSHGKRKR from the exons ATGTCAGAAACAGCAACTCCGGCTCAATTTCCGGGCACGGACCCGCCTGTACCCAATCAAGATGATGCCCTCTGTCAAAACGGCTCAGTTATCGACCCCAACACCCGCACCACCGCCGTTGAAACCCTAACCAGACCGAACAACAAAGGCAATCAACAACCGGTGACGCCTGTTCGAGCGAAGAGAAGATCATCAGAAACGACCATTGAGACGAGTTGGTTGCCGCCGGGATGGGTTGTTGAAGATCGGATTAGGACCTCTGGCGCGACAGCTGGCACCGTAGATAAG TATTACATTGATCCTGCCTCAGGTCGtaagttcaggtccaagaaagATGTTCAATATTATTTGGAAACTGGAACTTTAAAGAAGAAGGGAAAATTGACTGAGAACTCTGATGCCAATACTAAT TCTGCAGGGAATTTAAAGGGTGATAAAAACAAGTCTGGCGCAAACACAAGTTTTGCTCTGAACTTTGATTCTTTTAATGTTCCTGATAGGACCGAATGGGTTCTTGCAAATGCAAAAGAAGATACCTGGACTCCCTTCATTGATGGTAAAAAGGTACCTCTATACGATAAGGAACAGTGGGATTTTGCATTTGCATCTCTGACGACAAGCAGTCATGGTAAAAGAAAGCGATGA